The Prevotella melaninogenica ATCC 25845 genome includes a window with the following:
- a CDS encoding SusC/RagA family TonB-linked outer membrane protein, with product MSKKLLMCFAMLFMCVSAALAQTKISGTVVAADDNEPVIGATIMVVGTKSGAVTDVDGKFSLTTDVANPQVTVGYIGMASQTLKGTTDMKVVLKSSTQTLNEVVVTGLTRTDRRLFTGATDKVDAEKARLSGVADISRSLEGQAAGVSVQNVSGTFGTSPKIRIRGATSIYGSSKPLWVVDGVIMEDAANVGADDLASGNPETLISSAIAGLNADDIESFQILKDGSATSIYGARAMAGVIVVTTKKGKQGQAHISYTGEFTSRLVPSYSNFDILDSKEQMGIYRELADKGWLNFSEVLNGSEYGVYGKMYELINTYNARTGRFALENTTEARNRYLQRAEFRNTNWFKELFSSNIMQSHSISLSGGTQKSNYYASFSALLDPGWYKQSNVNRYTLNVNLTQHLSDKLSLNLIGGAAYRKQRAPGTLGQDVDVVGGEVKRDFDINPYSYASNTSRVLDPSATYVANYAPFNIFNELNNNYIDLNTLDARFQLELKYKPVKGLELSLLGAFKYMASTQEHFVKDESNQALAYRAMSNGIIRDANKYLYKDPNNPYVLPMTVLPYGGLYHRGDNRMSDYDIRATANYSHTFAEKHIMNLFGGMELTSIERQRNAFEGVGLRYDAGMVPFYIYQYFKRALESGNTYYTINPTNSRSVAFYGNTTYSYQGRYVFNGTLRYEGSNQMGRNSSARWMPTWNVSGAWNVHEENWFNKLSPLNKLTLRASYSLTGTPPDASYSNSTAIITASTPFRLFAEDQEPQLELSELANSTLTYEKKNELNLGFDASLWNNRLGITFDYYTRRNFDEIGPMVTAGLGGEIIRAANVAEMNSNGLELSISSVNIKKKNFSWTTSFIYSYATTEITKLFNQGNVMSLVSGNGFAKKGYPARALFSIPFMGLNSDGMPMVLNEKGQVTTDDINFQERTKTDFLKYEGPTDPPHTGSLGNMFTYRGFRLNVFFTYAFGNVVRLDPKFRARYNDLVSMTNAFKNRWMAAGEEKETNVPGILSKSQYMANTNVRLGYNAYNYSDARIAKGDFIRLKEISLGYDFPAQMFQSSMIKNVSLKLQATNLFLLYADKRLNGQDPEFYNVGGVASPMPKQFTLTVKLGL from the coding sequence ATGAGTAAAAAGTTACTTATGTGTTTTGCCATGCTGTTTATGTGCGTAAGCGCAGCATTGGCACAAACTAAAATTTCGGGTACCGTAGTGGCTGCCGACGATAACGAACCCGTTATCGGTGCTACCATTATGGTCGTGGGCACCAAGTCGGGTGCAGTGACCGATGTTGATGGTAAGTTCTCGCTTACCACTGACGTCGCTAATCCTCAGGTTACTGTGGGCTACATTGGTATGGCGTCGCAGACACTGAAGGGTACAACCGACATGAAGGTGGTGCTCAAGTCAAGCACCCAAACACTAAACGAGGTAGTTGTGACGGGTCTTACCCGTACCGACCGCCGTCTCTTTACGGGTGCAACGGACAAGGTTGATGCTGAGAAGGCGCGCCTGAGTGGTGTGGCAGATATCAGCCGTTCGCTTGAAGGTCAGGCGGCGGGTGTGTCTGTTCAAAATGTCAGCGGAACCTTCGGTACGTCTCCAAAGATTCGTATTCGTGGTGCCACCTCTATCTACGGTAGCAGTAAGCCACTTTGGGTTGTCGATGGTGTAATCATGGAAGATGCAGCCAATGTCGGTGCAGACGACTTAGCATCGGGTAATCCAGAGACCCTTATCTCTTCTGCGATAGCAGGTCTTAATGCCGATGATATTGAGAGTTTCCAGATTTTGAAGGACGGTTCGGCAACTTCTATCTATGGTGCGCGTGCGATGGCAGGTGTGATTGTCGTTACTACGAAGAAAGGTAAGCAAGGACAGGCACACATCAGTTATACCGGTGAGTTCACCTCTCGCCTCGTTCCCTCTTATAGCAACTTCGATATCCTCGACTCAAAGGAGCAGATGGGTATCTACAGAGAATTGGCAGACAAAGGTTGGTTGAACTTCTCAGAAGTACTCAATGGTAGCGAGTATGGTGTATATGGAAAGATGTACGAGCTGATTAACACGTATAATGCACGTACAGGGCGTTTTGCCTTAGAGAACACCACAGAGGCACGCAACCGCTATCTACAGCGTGCAGAGTTCCGCAACACCAACTGGTTTAAGGAGTTGTTCTCATCTAATATTATGCAAAGCCACTCTATCAGCTTGAGCGGTGGTACACAGAAGTCAAACTACTATGCATCGTTCAGTGCATTGTTAGACCCGGGATGGTATAAGCAGAGCAACGTAAACCGTTATACGCTCAATGTGAATCTCACACAGCACTTGTCAGACAAGCTGTCGTTGAACCTCATTGGTGGTGCGGCTTATCGTAAGCAGCGTGCACCGGGAACACTTGGTCAGGACGTTGACGTAGTAGGTGGTGAGGTGAAGCGTGACTTCGATATCAACCCTTATTCCTACGCAAGCAACACCTCACGTGTACTTGACCCATCAGCAACCTACGTAGCGAATTATGCACCATTCAACATCTTCAACGAGTTGAATAACAATTATATCGACCTCAATACTCTCGATGCTCGTTTCCAATTGGAATTGAAGTACAAGCCTGTCAAGGGCTTAGAGTTGTCACTCTTGGGTGCATTCAAGTATATGGCTTCAACACAGGAGCATTTTGTGAAGGATGAATCCAATCAGGCATTGGCTTATCGTGCGATGTCAAACGGAATTATTCGCGATGCCAACAAGTATCTTTATAAAGACCCTAACAACCCTTACGTATTGCCAATGACCGTATTGCCATACGGTGGTTTGTATCATAGGGGCGACAACCGCATGAGCGATTATGACATTCGTGCAACGGCAAACTATAGTCACACCTTTGCCGAGAAGCATATCATGAATCTCTTTGGTGGTATGGAGTTGACGAGTATTGAACGTCAGCGCAATGCCTTCGAGGGTGTCGGTCTGCGTTATGATGCTGGTATGGTACCATTCTATATCTATCAGTATTTCAAGCGTGCATTGGAGTCGGGCAATACCTATTATACTATTAACCCAACCAACTCACGCAGTGTAGCCTTCTATGGTAACACTACATACAGCTATCAGGGCCGTTACGTATTCAATGGTACACTTCGTTATGAGGGATCAAACCAGATGGGTCGTAACTCAAGCGCACGCTGGATGCCAACATGGAATGTGTCTGGTGCATGGAACGTACATGAGGAGAATTGGTTTAACAAGCTCTCTCCATTGAACAAACTTACCCTGCGTGCCTCTTACAGTCTTACAGGTACACCTCCAGATGCTTCTTATAGCAACTCAACCGCTATCATCACCGCTTCAACTCCTTTCCGTCTCTTTGCAGAAGATCAGGAACCACAGCTTGAACTGAGCGAGTTGGCAAACTCAACCCTTACCTATGAGAAGAAGAACGAGTTGAACCTTGGCTTCGATGCTTCACTGTGGAACAACCGTTTGGGTATCACCTTCGACTACTACACACGTAGAAACTTCGACGAGATTGGTCCGATGGTAACAGCTGGTTTGGGTGGTGAGATTATCCGTGCTGCTAACGTTGCCGAGATGAATTCTAATGGTCTTGAGCTGAGTATCTCTTCTGTAAATATTAAGAAGAAGAACTTCTCTTGGACAACGAGCTTCATCTATTCTTATGCAACGACCGAGATTACAAAGCTCTTCAATCAAGGTAACGTGATGAGTCTTGTGAGTGGCAATGGTTTTGCGAAGAAGGGTTATCCTGCTCGTGCACTGTTCTCAATCCCATTCATGGGCTTGAATAGCGATGGTATGCCAATGGTACTCAACGAGAAGGGACAGGTGACAACCGATGACATCAACTTCCAAGAGCGTACAAAGACCGACTTCTTGAAGTATGAAGGTCCTACCGATCCACCACATACAGGTTCGCTTGGCAATATGTTTACCTATCGTGGCTTCCGTCTGAACGTGTTCTTCACTTACGCTTTCGGTAATGTCGTACGCCTTGATCCTAAGTTCCGTGCACGTTACAACGACCTCGTTTCCATGACCAATGCGTTCAAGAACCGTTGGATGGCAGCAGGTGAGGAGAAAGAAACCAATGTTCCGGGTATCCTTTCAAAGAGCCAGTATATGGCAAACACCAATGTTCGCTTGGGTTACAACGCTTACAACTACAGCGATGCACGTATTGCAAAGGGCGACTTCATCCGCCTCAAAGAGATTTCTTTAGGCTATGACTTCCCTGCGCAGATGTTCCAGAGTAGCATGATCAAGAACGTATCGTTGAAGCTTCAAGCTACCAACCTCTTCCTGCTCTATGCTGACAAGCGACTCAATGGTCAGGACCCAGAGTTCTATAATGTGGGTGGTGTAGCATCGCCTATGCCAAAACAATTTACGTTAACAGTAAAACTTGGACTTTAA
- a CDS encoding RagB/SusD family nutrient uptake outer membrane protein encodes MKVKKYILYLPVAALALALTSCNDFLDKYPDSRMDLKNPTEVSQLLVSAYPQAHPAYLTEMYSDNTDEQLHSTWSAFDRFQEQAYQWKDIDDVSNTETPYQLWSAHYAAISSCNEAIAFINSVSNQDEYQEQLGEALLCRAFSMFQLSTVFCQAYDKTTAAKELGLPYPTEPEKVVGRLIERGTLAELYQKIEADMLKGISLVGTKYAKPKFHFTKQAAYAFATRFYLYAQQYDKAVKYANMVLGDQPADILRNWAEWNRLGPSGNVQPNAFVNASNNANIMLLPVPSQWGVISIPIQAGSKYAHGELISKNETLQAPGPWGDSGSTLNYTVLYNNGVSKYCLRKLPYVPKVIDATAEIGVPYGEYAVFSTDITLLERAEAYALLGQYDKALKDINTELTVFSKNRKQLTLADIQDFYGSMTYYTPTKPTPKKKLNPLFTVEATTQEPLLQCLLQLKRLVAIHEGFRLQDVKRYGITMYRRKVDVQSNVTAVTDSMKVGDPRLAIQLPQDVITAGVTPNPRNN; translated from the coding sequence ATGAAGGTCAAAAAATATATTCTATACTTGCCAGTGGCTGCATTAGCGTTAGCACTAACGTCGTGTAACGACTTCCTTGACAAGTATCCAGACAGCCGTATGGACCTTAAGAACCCTACGGAAGTGAGCCAGTTGTTGGTGAGTGCTTATCCACAGGCGCACCCAGCTTATCTCACTGAGATGTATTCGGACAATACTGACGAGCAGTTGCATAGTACTTGGAGTGCGTTCGACCGTTTCCAAGAGCAGGCTTATCAGTGGAAAGATATTGACGATGTGAGCAATACGGAGACTCCTTACCAGTTGTGGTCGGCACATTATGCTGCTATCTCTTCTTGTAATGAGGCGATTGCTTTTATCAATAGTGTGTCAAATCAAGATGAATATCAGGAGCAGTTGGGCGAAGCCTTGCTCTGCAGAGCGTTCTCAATGTTCCAGTTGTCAACTGTCTTCTGTCAAGCTTACGACAAGACTACGGCTGCCAAAGAGTTGGGTTTGCCTTATCCAACAGAGCCAGAGAAGGTTGTTGGTAGATTGATAGAGCGTGGTACATTAGCTGAACTCTATCAGAAGATTGAGGCAGATATGCTGAAAGGTATTTCTCTTGTCGGTACAAAGTATGCGAAGCCTAAGTTCCACTTCACCAAGCAGGCGGCTTACGCTTTCGCAACTCGCTTCTATCTCTATGCACAACAGTATGACAAGGCAGTGAAGTATGCTAACATGGTATTGGGCGATCAGCCAGCAGACATCCTCCGCAACTGGGCAGAATGGAATCGATTAGGTCCAAGTGGTAACGTACAGCCAAACGCTTTCGTGAATGCAAGCAACAATGCGAACATCATGTTGTTGCCAGTTCCTTCACAGTGGGGTGTTATTAGTATTCCTATTCAGGCAGGTAGCAAGTATGCGCATGGTGAGTTGATTAGCAAGAATGAAACCTTGCAGGCTCCGGGTCCATGGGGTGACAGCGGTTCAACGCTTAACTATACTGTTCTTTATAATAATGGTGTGTCAAAGTATTGCTTGCGCAAGCTTCCATACGTACCAAAGGTGATTGATGCAACAGCAGAGATTGGAGTACCTTACGGAGAGTATGCAGTGTTTAGCACAGATATCACCCTGCTTGAGCGTGCTGAGGCTTATGCCCTCTTAGGTCAATATGACAAGGCATTGAAGGACATCAACACCGAGTTGACAGTCTTCTCAAAGAATAGAAAGCAACTCACACTTGCAGACATTCAAGACTTCTATGGTTCAATGACTTATTACACACCAACAAAGCCAACACCAAAGAAGAAACTCAATCCATTGTTCACTGTTGAGGCTACCACACAGGAACCTCTCTTGCAATGTCTCTTACAGTTGAAGCGATTAGTTGCCATCCATGAGGGTTTCCGTCTGCAGGATGTTAAGCGTTATGGTATCACAATGTATCGTAGAAAGGTTGATGTGCAGTCAAACGTTACTGCTGTAACCGACTCTATGAAGGTTGGCGACCCACGCTTGGCTATTCAGTTGCCACAGGACGTCATCACAGCTGGTGTGACACCTAATCCACGTAATAATTAA
- a CDS encoding putative zinc-binding metallopeptidase yields MKKYLYLVAITLVSCGAVLSSCSDDKISGDSIFSTKAVERNAFDQWLYKNYTMPYNIDFQYRLKTEETEQAYNFVPADSAKTVKLAILTKYMWFDAYAETVGLDFIKENAPRIILVTGTPGYTRYRTEVIGSAEGGYKVRLGKVNALTDDQLKDYGSMNNYYFHTMHHEFMHILNQKKPYDESYDNISRSDYVSGNWTSIPDKKAQSMGFVSAYSMENPAEDIAELYSIYVTSTPEDWATIMKNAGNKGGTIINKKLKIIREYMSNSWNVDIELLRNAILRRGGKIGTLDLNTLE; encoded by the coding sequence ATGAAAAAGTATTTATATTTGGTTGCAATCACTCTTGTCAGCTGTGGCGCAGTCTTGTCTTCATGTAGTGATGACAAGATAAGCGGTGACTCTATCTTCTCAACGAAGGCTGTGGAGCGTAATGCCTTCGACCAGTGGTTGTACAAGAACTACACCATGCCTTATAATATAGACTTCCAGTATCGTCTGAAGACAGAGGAGACCGAGCAGGCTTACAACTTCGTTCCTGCCGACTCTGCAAAGACGGTGAAGTTAGCGATCCTCACAAAGTATATGTGGTTTGATGCTTATGCAGAGACCGTCGGACTTGACTTCATCAAAGAGAATGCCCCACGTATCATCTTAGTGACAGGTACTCCGGGTTACACACGTTATCGTACGGAGGTAATCGGTAGTGCTGAGGGTGGCTATAAGGTAAGATTAGGTAAGGTAAATGCCCTTACCGATGACCAGCTGAAGGACTATGGTAGTATGAATAACTACTATTTCCACACGATGCACCATGAGTTCATGCACATTCTTAATCAGAAGAAGCCTTACGATGAGTCGTATGATAATATCTCACGCTCTGACTACGTAAGTGGTAACTGGACTTCTATCCCTGATAAGAAGGCGCAGAGCATGGGATTCGTTTCGGCTTACTCTATGGAGAATCCTGCTGAGGATATTGCCGAACTTTACTCTATCTACGTGACCAGTACGCCAGAGGATTGGGCTACAATCATGAAGAATGCGGGTAACAAGGGCGGTACGATTATCAACAAAAAGCTGAAGATAATTCGTGAGTACATGAGCAATTCATGGAATGTTGACATCGAACTGCTGCGCAATGCAATCCTCAGAAGAGGTGGAAAGATTGGTACACTCGACCTGAACACACTGGAATAA
- a CDS encoding DUF4302 domain-containing protein gives MKKVYLLFMAIVLTLSLQSCLHDDKTTFDLPAAERIEKKVADYKALLESSEDGWVMQYYTGKNYSYGGYTLLLKFKDGHVTAMGDVKDVEAQATSGYDVVKDLGPTLSFNEYNAVIHPLAETWLGSPDGAQGDYEFSILRATNDSIFLKGRKWHNEMVLTRLPKGTSWEEYMLGLVTVMEGMNVETYDFVLGNDTLAQGTLTQEVRRLTVTLGDKKWEMPYCTTNTGITLREPIVIGNKKYQHFTWNDADHSLTQDDLKIIQFLPKSHKNIDFWIGEWQLKTNLRKRIKLTLEMGSVANTLKGKLNINNINYEILLTYDPATGHLELPGQPVTDPTYKYPAGIVMIPASQKEGKLFGEGKGSLFFTWDEDMQRAKAEDSGQITGHAVDSFFGVAYGEDLQPVTDAQGNYVFAFTLPNIQYMTKIN, from the coding sequence ATGAAAAAGGTATATTTACTATTCATGGCTATCGTACTGACACTTTCTTTGCAATCGTGTCTACATGACGATAAGACCACTTTCGACCTCCCTGCGGCTGAACGAATTGAGAAGAAGGTTGCTGATTATAAGGCACTTTTAGAGTCGTCAGAGGATGGTTGGGTAATGCAGTATTATACAGGAAAGAACTATAGCTACGGTGGTTACACGCTGTTACTGAAGTTCAAGGACGGCCATGTTACCGCTATGGGTGATGTGAAGGACGTTGAGGCACAGGCTACTTCGGGCTATGATGTTGTGAAAGACTTGGGTCCTACCTTGTCATTCAATGAGTATAACGCTGTGATTCACCCATTGGCTGAGACTTGGCTGGGTAGTCCTGATGGTGCGCAGGGCGACTATGAGTTCTCTATCCTCCGTGCAACCAACGATAGTATCTTCTTGAAAGGACGTAAGTGGCACAACGAGATGGTGCTTACTCGTCTGCCAAAGGGTACCAGTTGGGAGGAGTATATGCTCGGTCTTGTTACCGTAATGGAGGGTATGAATGTCGAGACCTACGACTTTGTCTTGGGCAATGACACCCTCGCACAGGGAACACTCACGCAGGAGGTAAGACGTCTTACTGTTACCTTAGGCGATAAGAAGTGGGAAATGCCTTATTGTACAACCAATACGGGTATCACACTCCGTGAGCCTATCGTCATCGGTAACAAGAAGTATCAGCACTTCACATGGAATGATGCCGACCACTCGCTGACACAAGACGACCTTAAGATCATTCAGTTCTTGCCTAAGAGTCATAAGAATATCGACTTCTGGATTGGTGAATGGCAACTCAAGACGAACCTGCGTAAGCGTATCAAGCTTACCTTGGAGATGGGTTCTGTGGCAAACACGCTGAAGGGTAAGTTGAATATTAATAATATCAACTATGAGATTCTCTTGACTTACGACCCTGCTACGGGTCACCTCGAGCTTCCTGGACAGCCTGTGACCGACCCTACTTATAAGTATCCAGCAGGTATCGTAATGATTCCAGCATCGCAGAAGGAGGGCAAACTCTTCGGTGAAGGTAAGGGTAGCTTGTTCTTCACATGGGATGAAGATATGCAGCGTGCAAAGGCTGAAGACAGTGGTCAGATTACAGGACATGCCGTAGACTCCTTCTTCGGTGTGGCTTATGGCGAAGACCTCCAGCCTGTCACCGATGCTCAAGGCAACTACGTATTTGCCTTCACATTGCCAAATATCCAGTACATGACGAAAATTAATTAA
- a CDS encoding BACON domain-containing protein, translating into MKKYISIFLLVAAAVLGTACSNDNNELPEYAAGLKVVKAQTAFNVIGGANEVKMASEPAQAYAQDAWLTVTKKAETLLLTATTNTSPQTRNTLLVIKDAKGDSITLNVQQEGITFGLPAGQDIFTDDKAVQKTLIATANVPVTYTTTGDWLSVAEQGSEITVKAAENTTGKARVGWVIAKAAGLVDSLKVVQASLADFVGEYKQTAKMRNADRTLSERTSDVRIEATGTNKANFIVDNKYTWAVDFIPGSGFKMTNGKVVAKNEVQTGVYEYFISVIVADDFSKEHETAINGTQESILLSIDDAGNLVFKEAQKLASEQTFSSYGWNRFSDSKPVMGAYRGIGEVYVQPKLTRK; encoded by the coding sequence ATGAAGAAGTATATTTCTATATTCCTACTCGTTGCAGCTGCCGTTCTTGGGACGGCATGCAGCAACGATAATAACGAACTGCCTGAGTATGCTGCGGGATTGAAGGTCGTAAAGGCGCAGACTGCGTTCAACGTGATTGGTGGTGCGAATGAGGTGAAGATGGCTTCTGAACCTGCTCAAGCTTATGCGCAGGATGCGTGGCTGACGGTTACGAAGAAGGCTGAAACACTCTTGTTGACGGCTACAACCAATACCAGTCCACAGACGCGTAACACGCTCTTGGTTATCAAAGACGCGAAGGGCGACTCTATCACACTGAACGTTCAACAAGAGGGTATCACCTTCGGACTGCCTGCTGGGCAGGATATCTTCACTGACGATAAGGCGGTGCAGAAGACGCTGATTGCTACGGCGAACGTTCCTGTCACCTATACAACGACTGGCGATTGGCTTTCTGTTGCCGAGCAAGGAAGCGAAATAACCGTAAAGGCAGCGGAGAACACTACGGGTAAGGCTCGTGTGGGATGGGTTATCGCTAAGGCTGCTGGCTTAGTTGACTCGCTGAAGGTGGTGCAGGCTTCATTGGCTGACTTCGTTGGCGAATACAAGCAGACGGCAAAGATGCGTAATGCTGACCGTACATTGTCTGAGAGAACCTCTGACGTCCGTATCGAGGCGACGGGTACCAATAAGGCGAACTTCATCGTTGATAACAAATACACGTGGGCAGTAGACTTCATTCCTGGTAGTGGCTTCAAGATGACCAACGGTAAGGTCGTTGCAAAGAATGAGGTGCAGACAGGTGTTTACGAATACTTTATCTCTGTCATCGTGGCTGACGACTTTAGTAAGGAGCATGAGACGGCTATCAATGGTACGCAGGAAAGTATCCTCCTGTCTATCGACGACGCTGGCAACCTTGTCTTCAAGGAGGCTCAGAAGCTTGCCTCTGAGCAAACCTTCTCCTCTTACGGTTGGAACCGTTTCTCTGACTCTAAACCAGTCATGGGTGCCTACCGTGGTATCGGTGAGGTCTATGTGCAGCCAAAACTTACGCGGAAGTAG
- a CDS encoding multiprotein-bridging factor 1 family protein, with translation MSKMQVKKNVLSQLLSTIDEVALKKTSNRMMIAAKIGNALKDKGISQKEFAKKLKKSESEVSSWLSGDRNFTIDTLTEISLALDISLLDTEVQSVYSFPTRIFLPETGNVSNTKISVSSQWTCSLGYIDCRNKTQKVG, from the coding sequence ATGAGTAAGATGCAAGTAAAAAAGAACGTTTTAAGCCAACTTCTCTCTACTATTGATGAGGTTGCACTTAAAAAGACAAGCAATCGCATGATGATTGCTGCAAAGATTGGTAATGCACTTAAAGATAAAGGTATATCGCAAAAGGAATTTGCCAAGAAATTAAAAAAGTCTGAGTCTGAAGTTTCTTCATGGTTATCAGGTGATAGGAACTTTACAATAGATACGCTTACGGAGATTTCACTGGCACTTGATATATCGCTGCTGGATACCGAGGTACAATCCGTTTACTCATTTCCTACTCGTATTTTTTTACCCGAGACAGGAAATGTGTCAAATACAAAGATTTCCGTTAGTTCGCAATGGACATGTAGCTTAGGTTATATCGATTGTAGAAATAAAACTCAAAAGGTAGGATAA
- the rbr gene encoding rubrerythrin: MKKKFICTVCGYIHEGTEAPAECPVCHAKAAKFKEFNPEALKGTKTEQNLKNAFAGESQAHTKYLYYASKAKKDGYEQIAGFFEETARNEKEHAKIWFKFLHEGDIPTTTQNLADAAAGENYEWTDMYEQMAKDAMEEGFPELAVKFRSVGKVEKHHEERYRKLLKNIEDSVVFSREGDCIWQCRNCGHIVIGKKAPAVCPVCNHPQSFFQVEESNY; this comes from the coding sequence ATGAAAAAGAAATTTATTTGCACCGTTTGTGGTTACATCCACGAGGGAACAGAGGCTCCAGCAGAGTGCCCAGTATGTCACGCTAAGGCTGCGAAGTTCAAGGAGTTCAACCCAGAGGCTTTGAAGGGTACAAAGACTGAGCAGAACCTTAAGAACGCTTTCGCAGGTGAGAGCCAGGCACACACTAAGTATCTCTACTATGCTTCAAAGGCTAAGAAGGACGGCTATGAGCAGATTGCTGGTTTCTTCGAGGAGACAGCACGCAACGAAAAGGAGCATGCTAAGATTTGGTTCAAGTTCCTCCATGAGGGTGATATCCCTACAACAACTCAGAATCTCGCTGACGCAGCAGCTGGTGAGAACTACGAGTGGACCGATATGTACGAGCAGATGGCAAAGGATGCTATGGAAGAAGGCTTCCCTGAGTTGGCAGTTAAGTTCCGCAGCGTTGGTAAGGTTGAGAAGCACCACGAGGAGCGTTACCGCAAGCTCTTGAAGAACATCGAGGATAGCGTAGTATTCTCTCGTGAGGGCGACTGCATCTGGCAGTGCCGCAACTGTGGTCACATCGTTATCGGCAAGAAGGCTCCAGCTGTTTGCCCTGTATGTAACCACCCACAGAGCTTCTTCCAGGTTGAGGAGTCAAACTACTAA